One genomic window of Candidatus Poribacteria bacterium includes the following:
- the nusB gene encoding transcription antitermination factor NusB: MAIGSEIPRLRPRTLARYFAATALYQFELTREYSHEALERFWRTEAAREVDSPVRRFATQLVELALLHLDTIDGLVEQYARQRALHRVPALDLALLRLGSAEMLYLSDVPPVVTINEIVELTKLLCADESAAFLNAVLDKIKSHREQIAPAEKAFSQWAETHANGVQ, from the coding sequence ATGGCAATCGGCAGTGAGATACCGCGCCTTCGCCCGCGTACATTGGCGCGCTACTTCGCGGCGACCGCCCTGTATCAGTTCGAACTGACGCGAGAGTACTCGCACGAGGCTCTCGAACGGTTTTGGCGGACGGAAGCGGCTCGCGAAGTCGACAGCCCGGTGCGGCGATTCGCCACGCAGTTGGTCGAGTTGGCATTGCTGCACCTTGACACGATCGACGGGCTTGTCGAACAGTACGCGCGGCAACGTGCGCTTCATCGTGTTCCGGCGTTGGACCTCGCGTTGCTGCGGTTGGGCAGCGCTGAGATGCTCTATCTATCGGATGTCCCGCCGGTGGTTACCATCAACGAGATCGTCGAACTGACGAAACTCCTATGCGCCGACGAGTCCGCCGCATTCCTCAACGCAGTCCTGGACAAGATCAAGAGCCATCGAGAGCAGATCGCGCCAGCGGAGAAGGCATTCAGTCAATGGGCAGAGACGCACGCGAACGGCGTTCAGTGA